In Methanofastidiosum sp., the genomic window AAACATTGCCTTTACTTTTTTAGATAATGATGCTGTCTGTCCTTCTTTTGCAATGACATTTAGAGTATAGGTATAAATGTCAGGGAAAGAATCACTAAGCGCGTTATATGAAACTAGAATTTCGGCATCTTTATTAAAAGGGCCAGTCTTGATATCTCTAATAATAAACGTCTTTTTATAATCATTTTCTTCTAGAGTTAAAGTGTCCCCCATTTTTACGCCGAATAATTGTGCCAGTCTTTGAGAGATTATTATCCCATCAAAATCATTTCTACTAAAATATGTAGATTCCTCCCCTAATCCTAGAATATTAACTTTGATTTTTGAGAAGAGTGGGATGGATTTCTGTTGATCCAGAGGCATTGGCTTAGCATAGTCATTTATTTTTACTTTATTTACTTCAATTATATTAAATTCCTTATTTGAAGAAGATCTTATTATTTTATCAACCGTTTCAACAGAGGTAAGA contains:
- a CDS encoding FtsX-like permease family protein; translation: LTSVETVDKIIRSSSNKEFNIIEVNKVKINDYAKPMPLDQQKSIPLFSKIKVNILGLGEESTYFSRNDFDGIIISQRLAQLFGVKMGDTLTLEENDYKKTFIIRDIKTGPFNKDAEILVSYNALSDSFPDIYTYTLNVIAKEGQTASLSKKVKAMFSPDYYVFESSEVLSIVNRLIDQVVIPISLLASFSLFVAIIVISNTMYLTIIDRKREIGIMKAIGASNLTVLKNLAVENLAIGAIGGVLSLAILYMSFFALSIILQIGGTPISPIILGGIFLLSLVVSVIASIIPAYNTSRIRPLSVLRYE